A genome region from Streptomyces xanthophaeus includes the following:
- a CDS encoding SDR family NAD(P)-dependent oxidoreductase: MRLERGQVAVVTGAAGGIGLAMARRFAAEGLKVVLADVEEGALRKAADELTADGSQVLARVADVSDRDSVGALADAAYETFGAVHVLCNNAGVGSGAEGRMWEHEPNDWKWAFSVNVWGVFHGIQAFVPRMIAGGAPGHVVNTSSGDGGIAPLPTASVYAVTKAAVVTMTESLYAHLKAEGAAVGASVLFPGPHMLRTGLWESHRNRPERYAKERPRKAPYRSLDQYEAAMRKAGHEVEFTPVEEVAEHVVDGIRADRFWMLPASEHSDRQIRARSQSMLDRSNPGYLESFILD; encoded by the coding sequence ATGCGGCTCGAACGAGGACAGGTGGCCGTGGTCACCGGAGCCGCCGGCGGCATCGGCCTCGCCATGGCCCGCCGCTTCGCCGCCGAGGGACTGAAGGTGGTCCTCGCCGACGTCGAGGAGGGCGCCCTGCGCAAGGCCGCCGACGAACTCACCGCGGACGGGTCCCAGGTGCTCGCCAGAGTGGCCGACGTCAGCGACCGCGACTCCGTGGGCGCACTGGCCGACGCCGCCTACGAGACCTTCGGCGCCGTGCACGTGCTCTGCAACAACGCGGGCGTCGGCTCCGGCGCCGAGGGCCGGATGTGGGAGCACGAGCCCAACGACTGGAAGTGGGCCTTCTCCGTCAACGTGTGGGGCGTCTTCCACGGCATCCAGGCCTTCGTCCCCCGCATGATCGCGGGCGGCGCGCCCGGCCACGTCGTCAACACCTCCTCCGGTGACGGCGGCATCGCCCCGCTGCCCACCGCCTCCGTCTACGCCGTCACCAAGGCGGCCGTGGTCACCATGACCGAGTCGCTCTACGCCCACCTCAAGGCGGAGGGCGCCGCCGTCGGGGCCTCCGTCCTCTTCCCCGGACCGCACATGCTGCGCACCGGACTGTGGGAGTCGCACCGCAACCGGCCCGAGCGGTACGCGAAGGAGCGCCCGCGCAAGGCCCCGTACCGCAGCCTCGACCAGTACGAGGCGGCGATGAGGAAGGCCGGCCACGAGGTGGAATTCACCCCGGTCGAGGAGGTCGCCGAGCACGTCGTCGACGGCATCCGCGCCGACCGCTTCTGGATGCTCCCGGCGAGCGAGCACAGCGACCGGCAGATCCGTGCCCGGTCGCAGTCGATGCTCGACCGGAGCAACCCCGGCTACCTGGAAAGCTTCATCCTCGACTGA
- a CDS encoding acetoacetate decarboxylase family protein → MARVRYGARTEAEIAASREKSSKLPDIWSTGVVAVWETDPDVVAAVLPPPLKPADRPLVRANISKVDLPGYPLGAGSVAVAAQHGGTEGWYPLVMPMTLERALTGGREVFGEPKKLGEVTVERDGLVVRAALARHGIAFVEVRGAVDRPLPLPEPTRKTDFYFKFLPAVDGSGFDVDPVLVHCTRNEKVRKLEHVTGDIVLRESMFDPVADLPVRRIVEITIGEKTTDQKGRVVERVSAQALLPYIHQRYDDPMQILDGPPEGSV, encoded by the coding sequence ATGGCACGCGTACGGTACGGAGCGCGGACAGAAGCCGAGATCGCGGCGTCGCGCGAGAAGAGTTCCAAGCTCCCCGACATCTGGTCCACCGGCGTCGTCGCCGTCTGGGAGACCGACCCCGACGTGGTCGCGGCGGTCCTGCCGCCGCCGCTCAAACCGGCCGACCGGCCCCTGGTGCGGGCCAACATCAGCAAGGTCGACCTGCCCGGCTATCCGCTCGGCGCGGGCTCCGTGGCCGTCGCCGCCCAGCACGGCGGGACCGAGGGCTGGTACCCCCTCGTCATGCCGATGACCCTGGAGCGCGCCCTGACCGGTGGCCGTGAGGTCTTCGGCGAGCCGAAGAAGCTGGGCGAGGTCACCGTGGAGCGCGACGGCCTCGTCGTACGGGCCGCTCTCGCCCGGCACGGGATCGCCTTCGTCGAGGTGCGCGGGGCGGTGGACCGCCCACTGCCGCTGCCCGAGCCCACCCGGAAGACCGACTTCTACTTCAAGTTCCTGCCCGCCGTGGACGGTTCGGGCTTCGACGTGGACCCGGTGCTCGTGCACTGCACGCGCAACGAGAAGGTCCGCAAGCTGGAGCACGTCACCGGGGACATCGTGCTGCGGGAGTCGATGTTCGACCCGGTCGCCGACCTTCCCGTCCGCCGGATCGTGGAGATCACCATCGGCGAGAAGACCACCGACCAGAAGGGCCGGGTCGTCGAGCGGGTCAGCGCCCAGGCCCTGCTCCCGTACATCCACCAGCGCTACGACGACCCCATGCAGATTCTCGACGGACCGCCCGAGGGGAGTGTGTGA
- a CDS encoding TetR/AcrR family transcriptional regulator, with translation MARTALTRDEVLDAAASLVMRHGPAALTMRGLAAELGTAVTSIYWHVGNRESLLDALVRRTVEEMGAIRPTGRTPADRILAVARILRRELRTRPHLIAMVHERGLTERMFLPAQQALVHEVHAAGLRGARAADAVRAVQFQVVGYLLVERNRERSPAQSPAESELWDPAAAPHDPALARALARPADPDRLFLLSVRALVHALLAPDAAAGADGTDGTDPPR, from the coding sequence GTGGCCAGAACCGCGCTCACCCGCGACGAGGTGCTGGACGCCGCCGCGTCCCTGGTCATGCGGCACGGTCCGGCCGCGCTCACCATGCGGGGGCTCGCCGCCGAGCTGGGCACCGCCGTGACGTCCATCTACTGGCACGTCGGCAACCGTGAATCGCTGCTCGACGCCCTCGTCCGGCGGACCGTGGAGGAGATGGGCGCGATCCGGCCCACCGGCCGCACCCCGGCCGACCGGATCCTGGCGGTGGCCCGGATCCTGCGCCGCGAACTGCGGACACGTCCGCACCTGATCGCGATGGTCCACGAACGCGGGCTGACCGAGCGGATGTTCCTGCCCGCCCAGCAGGCACTCGTCCACGAGGTGCACGCCGCCGGGCTGCGCGGCGCCCGGGCGGCGGACGCGGTCCGCGCCGTCCAGTTCCAGGTCGTCGGGTACCTGCTCGTCGAGCGCAACCGCGAGCGCTCCCCCGCGCAGTCCCCGGCCGAGAGCGAGCTCTGGGACCCGGCCGCGGCCCCCCACGACCCGGCCCTCGCCCGTGCCCTGGCCCGCCCGGCGGACCCTGACCGGCTGTTCCTGCTGTCCGTACGGGCCCTGGTGCACGCCCTGCTCGCACCGGACGCGGCGGCCGGCGCGGACGGCACGGACGGCACGGACCCGCCGCGATAA